Genomic DNA from Methanosarcina sp. MTP4:
TTCAAGGGTAGAAAACACGGTTCTGAAACTGAGCAGCGACCGTTCGATGAAAGAGAAATTCGGACAGATAGGGTTGAGCAGCAGGCAGATAAAGGCGATTGAATATTTAAAAGAAAAGGGTCAGATAACGAATAAAGAATACCAGGAAATTTGCGAGGTTAGTGCTTCCACGGCAAAACGTGATCTTCAGGACCTGGTAGATAAAAAAGTACTCAAACAGATAGGGGAAAAAGGACAAAGTATCCACTACGTGCTTAATTTTTGAACTTGAGATCTATTCAATCCTTTTTATGGCCCGTTCGTGACCCATTCATGACCCGTTCGTGACCCATTCGCAGCTTGTTTTAATGTGGAAACTTGGAATTATAAGCTATTCAAAAGCTATTCAAAAGCTATTCAAAAGCTATTCAAAAGCTATTCAAAAGCTATTCAAAAGCTATTCAAAAGCTATTCAAAAGCTATTCAAAAGCTATTCAAAAGCCATTCACATTGAGGCTTACATAGATACAAATTACGTAAGGTATTAATAATAGAATTTTTATCAGACCCATTCATGACCCATTCATGACCCATTCATGACCCATTCATGACCCATTCATGACCCATTCATGACCCATTCATGACCCATTCATGACCCATTCATGACCCATTCATGACCCATTCATGACCCATTCATGACCCATTCATGACCCATTCATGACCCATTCATGACCCATTCATGACCCATTCATGACCCATTCGTGGCCTATCAGTGTTCTTCTTTTGCAGCAATTTCCTGATAGCTGCACTTTGTGTGGAGGCAAGACAACATGAAATGCCATCCTGGCCGCCCGGGTTTCGAAATATCGATATTAATGGAACTGCCCACCTTTTTGCTTATTTTCAGAAAACGCGGCCCTCATGATTTCCTAGGGCCCGACAGCAGCCCCGTTCACGAAGTGAACGGCTTTTCCCAGCAGAGTTGCGGCTCTGCAGCCCGAGTTCCGCTTCGGGATCACAGAAAATCGAAGATTTTCTGGGAGTTGTACTGTAAGTGCAACAGCACGGAGTCCTTTTCGCTCCGCTCAAGAGGACCATTTCCAGGCGGATTTTCACAATTTCGTTATTATATTTCTGTTTTTTACCTTGAACAATGCCACAAGTCCTATCTGATGTATAAGCAAATTTTGCATACACTGTCTGTGGAATTTGGGGGGGCAGCAACAATTTTCCGCCAAAGCGCCTCAAAGAAACAAAAACTGTTCTGGATTCTCAAGCCTACGCTTACTACCCAGGCTCGCCGAGAACGAGATCAGTCAGCAATCCGCTGACCAATTGCCCTAGTCCCATATTAATCCCGGATAACATAAAAAATAACTCATAAATAATAACACATAAATAATTAATCGCCCTGTGCCCCCATAATTAGAAAGAATTTAATACATTTGAAGAGTATCTTTGTAAGAATTTTGATCGTAATAATTTTGGGGAAATGGGGGATTGAATTCTGGACCTGATAGCGAAAATCATGGACACGGTTAGTTGTCTCAATCCGGGGCAGTTGCGCGGGCAGGGCAAAGAGGGGGAGGAACTCTGTCCCTACAAGAACAGGCACACTAAAAACCGGAAAACGATTGTTATCAACTGCAAAGAGTGTGAATCTGAGTCTTCCCTTAATGATCCGGACTGCCGCAGGAAAATCTTCGGGATCCTGAGAAAGGAAGTGCATGCCGACTGCCTGGTGCTTTCCAGGCTCTATGAACGGGACTACGAAGGAAAAGCCCTGGAGTCTCTCTATACCCTTGCAGGTTTTCGGGAGAGCGTTATCGGATACGGGGGTATGAAAATGGTTACGGGACCATGCACCCGGCCTGAGAAAAGTGAATGCCTGGGGGAAAGGAAAGACTTTATGGAAATCCTGGTCGAAAATGCGGAATATGACCCCATGAAAGCCCGCCTGGCCCTGAGCATGTTCATTCAGGCAAAGGGGCTGAAGAAAGTTCCCCAGGATTCTCTCGAATGCGCGGGTTGTTCGGAACAGTTCTACCAGCTGCTTTGTGAAATGCTGGAGAAATCCCCGTTTCTCCCGAATATGCCTGTGAAAATTCCTGCCCTGCAGAACCACGATTTTTCGGTTCCTGCCGGGGAAACCGGGTGTAGCGCCGAAAACCTGCTTGCGGATACCTCAGGGGAACTGGCACCTGGAGATATGCAGCATAATCCTACACAGGCCCCGGCAAAAACCCTGAAATCCTTATTCCAGCAGGGAGAAAACGGGATAAAGAGAAGACAGGGAAGAGGAGGACGAGAGGGAAGGGTGGAAAGAGTAGGTGAATCCTTAGCCACAAATGGAGGCACAAACCCTGACGGAAGCACTACTGACGTTTTCTTTGACTATGAAAGCCGGATCAAGCCCCATGTAAGGCCTCCGTTTTCCAGCTCCCGGATCTACACCGAAGCTCCCCGGAACACTGAATTTCTTGAGTGCTACGACATAAGCAGCAGGGACGAAAGAGACGAAAGGGTGCTTGAGATTTCCATCTACCGCTATACGGACAGGCCCGAGAAACTTTACATGATCAGGCCCCCCGAGTATAACCTGCGCCCTGAGGAACTCCGGCTGCTTGAAAAGGTCAGGAAAAGAATGATCCGGCACAGGCCCGGGGACCTTGCTTTTACAGACCCTGCGGGGGCAAGGAAATATTTCAGGAGCATGGCAAGGGAGTTCCTGCTCGAGGAACTGCTCGACGGGGAAAAGTCCGTCTCTCCTGAAGAGCTGGAAAGTTATTCCGACCTGCTTGCCCGCTACACAAACGGGCTCGGGATCGTAGAAGACCTCCTGTCGGATCCCCGGGTCACGGACGTATACATCAACGCCCCTGCGGACCTGAACGCCGTGCACGTTGTCCTGGAGGGGGAGGAGTGTGTTAGCAACGTCTTTCTTTCCCAGGACGACCTGGATGCCCTGGTCTCAAGGTTCAGGACAATCAGCGGGAGGCCGTTTGGGGAAGCGGTTCCAGTGCTGGAACTGAACCTGGAGGACTTCGGGGTGAGGGTCTCGGTCATAGGGGATCCCCTTAGTGCAAACGGGCTTGCTTATGCCTTTCGCAAACATGCCCGGGCTCCCTGGACTCTCCCGAAACTTATCAACACGGGTTCGATCTCCGCCTTTTCGGCCGGCTTTTTAAGTTTCCTTATGGACGGGCAGGCTTCCGTGCTGATTGCAGGGGAGGTTGGAGCAGGAAAGACCTCGCTCCTCTCGGCCATGCTCCTTGAAATCCCCCAGAAGTACCGGATCCTGACCATAGAGGATACCCACGAGCTCCCGATTGAAAAACTCCAGGGCCTGGGCTGGAAGGTGCAGGGGATGAGTTCGCACTCTTCCGTACTGAAATCAGGAGCTGAAATAAGCCCCGAAACTGCGCTTCGGGCAGCCCTGAGGCTTGGGAGTTCGTCTCTGGTTATCGGGGAAGTCAGGGGACCTGAAGTGAAGGTGCTCTACGAAGCCATGCAGGTGGGACAGGCGGGGAACTCTGTGATAGGGACAATCCACGGCTCTTCCGCGGAAAATGTATACGAAAGAATAGTCCACACCCTGGGGGTCCCTCCGGCTTCTTTCAAAGCAACGGACGCCGTAATTATCTGCTCTACAATAAGGCCCGGGGGGAGCATGCAAAAGCTAAAGCGGGTAAGCCAAATTGCCGAAATCACAGGTTCCACCATCGAAAACCCGGAACCCGGAGAACTTTTCACGGACATCATGACTTACGATGCGGCCCGGGACAGCCTGTTCCCCGGGGAAGTGCTCGAACAGGGACAGTCCGAATTAATTGGAAAAATTGCCCTGAAGTGGGGGATTTCCATAGACCAGGCCCTGAAAAACATCGAAATCAGGACCCGGATAAAAGAAAAGATCGCAGAAGAAGGCAAAAGAAGGCCTGACCTGCTGGAAGCCGAAGCCGTGAGCGAAGCAAACAATATTTTCTGGCTGCTCATGGACTCCATGAAAAGCAGGGACAAAACCGGGTTTAAACCGGGATTTGAGTCGGAAACCGGAAAGGGGTCAGGGACTGAAGCAGGAATTGAAACCGGGGTCAAAGCAGGAATCGAAACTGGGACCAAATCAGAAATTGGATCCAAAATAAATTTTACACCCGGCTTTGAAACAGACTTTGAAACAGACTTTGAAACAAACTTTGAAACAAATTTTGAAACAGACTTCGAAGCCGATTTCGAAGAACTTTACAGCCGCTGGGAAAAATGGTTCGAAAACTTTGCCAGAGCCTATCCGGGGGCCTGAATTCTCAGAGGGATCAGGGGGATAAAGTTGAGGGACAAGGGGGACCAGGGAAGTGGGAGAAAGTAACTGGTATGTAAAGGCATGTAAGGGCACGGCCAGGAAATGGGGGGATGCTGTTCCCGACCCGGACACTTTCAGCCGGAAATGCGAGCAGAGCGTGAGCCGGGAGTACAGGGACGCCCTTCGCTTCACGGGTTTTGACCTGGAAGCTTTCGAGACCGTGTTTTTTTCTTATTTCGGGACCCTGGCGGTATTCCTGATCCTCTTCGGGCTTGACCTTTTCCTGCTCCTGACGAAGAGTTTCGATTCCCGGACCCTTTCCCTCATGGGATTAGTGACCGTTTTCGTACCCTTCTGCGTACTTTACTACCTGAGCGAATACGTGAAGATCCATGCAAAGCTCATGAAGATCGCATCCCTTGGAGATATCCCCGAAGTCCTGAGCTACATCGTCATGTCCATGAAATTGGTCCCGAATGTTGAGCATGCCGTACTTTTTGCAGCCCGCAATTCGGAAAGGCCCCTTGCAAAGGACCTTAAAAAGCTGATCTGGGACCTGAACCTGAGGACCTACAGCGGAATGGACGAAGCCCTCCTTTCCTTTGCCGACCTCTGGGGCAGGAACAGTGAGTACTTCAAGCGCTCTTTGCACCTGATCAAAAGTTCCACAGCTGAGCCCGACGAAGCCCAGCGGGTCATCACCTTAAACCGTGCCCTGGACATCAGCCTGGAAGGCACGGAAAGCCTTATGGAAGCTTTTGCTGCAAAGCTGAAGACTCCGAGTTACGTCCTCTACTCCATTTTCATCCTGGTTCCCCTGGCTCTGGTAGCACTCCTGCCAGCGGTAACGGTTGTGGGGGTCAGGCTGGAGCTAACCGACCTTGTCATTCTTTACGATGTTATTTTCCCTGCCCTTGCAGCCGTTTACTCTGAATTCATCCTCATGCAAAGGCCTCTTGCCTTCATACCTCTCCGGATCCCGGACTCCCACCCCGAGCTTTCGGATATCAGGCAGAAAAAGCAGATAGCTCTCGTACTTGCAATTTTAGCCTCTGGCCTGATCATCCCTTCAGGTTATTTCCTGCTCAAGGCCGGAAACCCGGGAGGATTCGTTTCCACAACTCCCCTCGAAGGGCTCCTGCCTCCTACCCTCCCCCTGGTTGTGGGCGGGACAGTGGGAATTTCGGTTTACCTCTACCTTTCTTCCGCACCTTACAAGAAAATAAGGGACCGGATAAAGGACATGGAAAGGGAATTTTCAGACTCTCTCTTCGTGCTCGGAAGGAGAATCTCGGAAGGAAAAGCCCCCGAAGAAGCCTTTGCCCACACCGCAAGGGCCATGGAAGGTTCCAGAATCGGGGATGCCTTCGAACAGATTGCAGTCAACCTCCTCAGCATGCGCACAACCCTCAAAGCCGCCATCTTTGACGAGGAGTTCGGGGCTTTCCGGCATGTCTACTCGGAACGGATAAAAAATACCATGCTTCTCTTTACGGAAAGCGCCCACAAGAACCATGAAGCTGCAGGGGCAGCCGTGATCAAGCTTGCCGACCACCTGAAAGAACTCGCCGGAGTAGAAGAACGCATCCGCCGCTCCCTCTACGACGTAACCTCCACCATGCGCTCGACAGCAGCCATCTTTGCCCCCCTGATAGCAGGAATTACCCTTGCCCTTTCCGAAGTTATAACAAAAATCCTGAACCAGGTCGCAACCAGGGTGAGCAGGGTCCCGGCAGACCTCTCCACCCTCCCTGTGAAAGTCAGCCCCGATACCTTTGTCCAGTCCATCCCCCCTGACCAGTTCCTGCTCGCAATCGGGATCTACGTCGCCCTGATCACCGCCGTACTCACCCGCTTCGCAGGCGCCGTAGAATACGGGGGAGACCATACACAGTTAAAGTACGACCTCGCCTGCATGCTTCCCCTTTCAATTCTGGTGTTCGCGGTCTCGACAGTGGCATCAAGGGTGATTTTCCGAGGGCTTGTGTGAATATTCGAGAAAAGGATCGAGAAAATAATCGAGAAAAAAATTTAGGAAATAATTAAGAAAAATTAGGAAATAATTAGAAAAAGGAATTAAAACTATCCTGAGCCCTGAAACAGGACTCAGATAGGACATGCAATCGATCTTGAGGATTTTAATACTTTTTTTGCCTGGGCTTCGGTAAGTCCGGCTCCCATTGCAACCTGCATGGCAGTCTCATCGTCTATGAGGTCTTCCGGGGCATGGGCGTCCGTATTAACCACCAGGACGGCATCGACTTCAAGGGCCAGGCGTGCAACGTGACCGTTGGTCCTGTTGTGCCCGTTCCGGGCGGTCAGTTCCAGGGAAACATCATTTCCGGCTGCGGTTTCGACGTCTTCCAGGGAGATCAGGCCGGGGTGCGCCAGGACATCAACATACTGGCAGGCTGCGGCAGCCGCGTTTGTCCCGGGGGCGACAGGTTCGGTGGTGGTTTCCCCGTGTACGACCACAATCTCTGCCCCGAGCTCTTTTGCTTTCTTTGCCATGGGGGCAATTTTCCGGGGCGGTACATGGGTCAGTTCAACACCTGACATGACTTTGATATCCCATTCATCCTCCAGGTACTTTGCCTTCTGGGAGGCTTCAATGAGCTGTCCGAGATTTGTATAATCGGCATGGTCTGTAATCGCAATGGCTGTATAGCCTTTCATCACAGCCCTGCGGACCAGTTCGCTGGGGATCAGTTCCCCGTCACTGAAAATCGAGTGTGTGTGCAGGTCAATCAAAAGAATCACCATTTTTCGGGAATTTCGTTATATGCTGTTTACTGTTTATTTTTTTGCACATTTTATTTTTTTGCACATTTTATTTTTTTGCACATTTTATTTTTTTGCACATTTTATTTTTTTGCACATTTTATTTTATTTTATTTTTTCGTTTTATACTTATATGGTATAAATTGCGAACTCCCCTATTTAAAATCTTATTCAAACCTTTCCAAGCCTTTCCTCTACATCTGCAAAGGCGAAGTTCGGCTTTACGTCCTGAATTTTGATCCTGACCTTCTCCCCTACCTCGACTTCCTTTACGAAGACCACGAAGCCGTCGACAAGCACAGCCCCGTCTCCGCTGGAACCGAGTTTTTCGATCTCGACGGTGAACTCGTCTCCCCGCCTCATCGGTGCGGTCAGGAACTTCTTCCCGATGACATAGGTCTCCGCACTCTGGGACCTCGACGCCTTGGGGGAATAGGCTGTAGTCTTCACGAAATTATCCCTCACCTTATCCATGTAGTCTTTGAACATGTCCCCCTGGAAGACCTTTACCACGAAATTCCCATTTGGTTTCAGGATCTTCTTTGCGCATTCCAGCGCAGAGGTGGTAAGTTCGATGGACCGTGCATGGTCATAGGACCAGTTCCCCGACAGGTTAGGTGCCGCATCACAAATAACAACATCAGCACCCTTTGTTCCGACTATCTCGATGATCTTCTTTATCGTCGAATCCGCGTTTATGTCTCCCCGGATAGTCTCCACTCCATCGACCGGCGCGATCCTCTGGAGGTCAACTCCGAGCACCTTCCCTCCGGAAAGCTCCTTTGCGACCTGCAGCCACCCACCGGGCGCAGCACCTAAATCCACAACCGAGTTCCCACGATTAATGAGCTTGTACTTTTCATTGATCTGCTTAAGCTTAAAGGAAGCCCTGGACCGATAGCCTTCCTCTTTAGCCTGATGATAATAATAATCTCGTCTGTCTCTTGCCATGGTGCTATTTCCCTGCGCTGAAAGATAATATAGATTGCGCAAAATCCGCTATTATGGGAATATTTCTATGCGATATAATTCAGCCATTAAATATATATTTTCTGTCATTATTTTTGAGATTCTCCCGCCGAATTTCGGATCGGCATCAGAAAAATTTATGATTTTTTAGTCGGATTGCAAGTTCAACAGTACAAGGTCCTTTTTACTCGCTTTTCCAGGCTAAAAAAACAGAACAGCCTTATTAGCCGTATTCCGTCTGTATTCTCACGCACGCCCTGGTGTGCGGCCTGCTCCTGTTACCCCTGAAAAACAGAATCAACTAAAACTCCTGACACCTCGAATTGCCCTTCTTTTTTGATTTTTATGATTAAGGGATGAAGTTATCTTTTGTCCAGTAGAGCAAAGGATGTTGTGAGCTACCTCATGGAGGGAAAAGAAGGAGGAGAATTGTGCTGCCGTGTTTGTGATTGCTTCTTTCAAGATGCAGGCAGGAACAGGCCGCTTGCAAGCAAGCGGGAACAATAACGACAGTTATACATTATTCCGGTTGCCTGGCTTTCAGTCCTCTTGAGGGAGCGCAGCGACCGAAAAGGACCCCGTGCTGTTGCACTTGCAGTGCAACCCCCAGAAAATCTCTGATTTTCTGTGATCCCGATGCGGAATTCGGGTGTTAAAACAGATACCTGCGGCAACTCAATACGTTTCTCATTACCTCGTCACCACTTATTTTCTCCAGTTTGAGGTCCATTGACTTTTCGATAACCTCTATATCAAAGGGCAGGCGCTTTTCGACTTCTCTCAGGAGCTGGGACTCCCCGCTCATTATGACGCAGTCAACAGGGGCGTTTTCTTCGAGGATTTTGTTTACGGTTTCCATGACCTTTGCAAGGTGGTGGGCGATGTCTTCTTCCCTGAGGCGTTCAAAGCGGCGCTGGGAAAAGCCTCCTTTGGTGTGTTTTTCCTTGACGCTGCTGCGGACGAGTTCTTCAGCGTCAAAGGCCAGGCGGTCGGGGGCAAAACCTACGAAAGACTCACCGGCATGAAGAAGGAGGATGAGAATGCGGCATTCGGCTTCCAGGTTTCCTTCCAGGGCGCCTGTCTCAAAGTGGTCCTTAAAGTACCAGGCAGAAGTCATTATCGGGATGGAAGGGACTATTGCTTCTGAGATCATGCGGTGGATGTCATAGAACAGGACGAGGCCGGTTTCAGGGTTAAGCCTTTCCAGAAGGACACGGGTCTCTTCGTCGAGATAGGAGATGATTTTTTCACTCAGGACATCCGACAGGGCAGTTCCGGGAGGAAGATAAACGGTAAGCAGGTCGTCTCCAGGGGTGCGGAAGGAAGAGAGCTTGGAGAAATAAGCCTCCATGGCAGAAGGACTGAGGGTCTCTATCCCGCGGAACTCAAACTTTTCGGGAGCCTCCGCCCGGATGGTTTCGAGTTCGTGGTTGAGGGTCTGCATTTTGACAAGCTCCTGGTTCAGCCGGGATTCGGCTTCCTGTCTGGCAGCGACCGCATCCCTTGCCAGGATTTCTTTTTTTGAGAGCTGGATTTCCATGGTCTTCAAGTCGATTTCCATCTCCACAAGATGGGAATTGAGCCTGTCGATCTCAAGTTCGAGCTGGTCTTTCCCGGAGACTTTTCCGAAAAGGCTGCCAAGACTCTTTTTTACCTCTCCGGTAACCTCTTTTTTACCGTCTTTCGGCTGGGATTTGCCGTTCTTTCCACCCGGACTTGCACTTTTCTTCAAACCTTTTTTATCAATCATCTGCCTACCTGCCTGCACCTTATAGTCCCGAAAGTAAATATTTACACTTAAATTATAACCACGGAAGACACGGAAAGCACGGAAGGATTGTGCTTCTATTTCCTTTATTCCGTGTTTTCCGTGCTTTCTGTGGTTAAACCTTCACTTGAGATCGGTGAAAGAATTTTGGTCCTTGAGTATAATTGGTCTATTGGTCTTGAAAAGTATAATTAATTCTTGGATTTACTATAATCACACGAAATACTGTGACCCGGAACACTGATTGGAACACTGATTGGAACACTGATTGGAAAACTGATTAATACTGTGAACACTTTGAACACCGTGCCAGTATTTTTGAAAACCTTTCAGGTCGATCCCTGTGATCTTATTAACTCTTTGATCTGAAAAACTC
This window encodes:
- a CDS encoding type II/IV secretion system ATPase subunit produces the protein MDTVSCLNPGQLRGQGKEGEELCPYKNRHTKNRKTIVINCKECESESSLNDPDCRRKIFGILRKEVHADCLVLSRLYERDYEGKALESLYTLAGFRESVIGYGGMKMVTGPCTRPEKSECLGERKDFMEILVENAEYDPMKARLALSMFIQAKGLKKVPQDSLECAGCSEQFYQLLCEMLEKSPFLPNMPVKIPALQNHDFSVPAGETGCSAENLLADTSGELAPGDMQHNPTQAPAKTLKSLFQQGENGIKRRQGRGGREGRVERVGESLATNGGTNPDGSTTDVFFDYESRIKPHVRPPFSSSRIYTEAPRNTEFLECYDISSRDERDERVLEISIYRYTDRPEKLYMIRPPEYNLRPEELRLLEKVRKRMIRHRPGDLAFTDPAGARKYFRSMAREFLLEELLDGEKSVSPEELESYSDLLARYTNGLGIVEDLLSDPRVTDVYINAPADLNAVHVVLEGEECVSNVFLSQDDLDALVSRFRTISGRPFGEAVPVLELNLEDFGVRVSVIGDPLSANGLAYAFRKHARAPWTLPKLINTGSISAFSAGFLSFLMDGQASVLIAGEVGAGKTSLLSAMLLEIPQKYRILTIEDTHELPIEKLQGLGWKVQGMSSHSSVLKSGAEISPETALRAALRLGSSSLVIGEVRGPEVKVLYEAMQVGQAGNSVIGTIHGSSAENVYERIVHTLGVPPASFKATDAVIICSTIRPGGSMQKLKRVSQIAEITGSTIENPEPGELFTDIMTYDAARDSLFPGEVLEQGQSELIGKIALKWGISIDQALKNIEIRTRIKEKIAEEGKRRPDLLEAEAVSEANNIFWLLMDSMKSRDKTGFKPGFESETGKGSGTEAGIETGVKAGIETGTKSEIGSKINFTPGFETDFETDFETNFETNFETDFEADFEELYSRWEKWFENFARAYPGA
- a CDS encoding 23S rRNA (uridine(2552)-2'-O)-methyltransferase yields the protein MARDRRDYYYHQAKEEGYRSRASFKLKQINEKYKLINRGNSVVDLGAAPGGWLQVAKELSGGKVLGVDLQRIAPVDGVETIRGDINADSTIKKIIEIVGTKGADVVICDAAPNLSGNWSYDHARSIELTTSALECAKKILKPNGNFVVKVFQGDMFKDYMDKVRDNFVKTTAYSPKASRSQSAETYVIGKKFLTAPMRRGDEFTVEIEKLGSSGDGAVLVDGFVVFVKEVEVGEKVRIKIQDVKPNFAFADVEERLGKV
- a CDS encoding Vms1/Ankzf1 family peptidyl-tRNA hydrolase; its protein translation is MIDKKGLKKSASPGGKNGKSQPKDGKKEVTGEVKKSLGSLFGKVSGKDQLELEIDRLNSHLVEMEIDLKTMEIQLSKKEILARDAVAARQEAESRLNQELVKMQTLNHELETIRAEAPEKFEFRGIETLSPSAMEAYFSKLSSFRTPGDDLLTVYLPPGTALSDVLSEKIISYLDEETRVLLERLNPETGLVLFYDIHRMISEAIVPSIPIMTSAWYFKDHFETGALEGNLEAECRILILLLHAGESFVGFAPDRLAFDAEELVRSSVKEKHTKGGFSQRRFERLREEDIAHHLAKVMETVNKILEENAPVDCVIMSGESQLLREVEKRLPFDIEVIEKSMDLKLEKISGDEVMRNVLSCRRYLF
- a CDS encoding histidinol phosphate phosphatase domain-containing protein; translation: MIDLHTHSIFSDGELIPSELVRRAVMKGYTAIAITDHADYTNLGQLIEASQKAKYLEDEWDIKVMSGVELTHVPPRKIAPMAKKAKELGAEIVVVHGETTTEPVAPGTNAAAAACQYVDVLAHPGLISLEDVETAAGNDVSLELTARNGHNRTNGHVARLALEVDAVLVVNTDAHAPEDLIDDETAMQVAMGAGLTEAQAKKVLKSSRSIACPI